In Aquiflexum balticum DSM 16537, a single genomic region encodes these proteins:
- a CDS encoding alkaline phosphatase family protein has translation MKKTVVIDIVALSSRVIGEHTPFLKEWIAKGKKATIDPVLPAVTCSAQSVYLTGKWPSENGIVGNGWYFREECEVKFWRQSNHLVQTEKIWDKAKKINPGFTVSNMFWWYNMYSNADYQVTPRPLYPSDGRKLPDCHSHPMDLRDRLQRELGQFPLFSFWGPNANISSTKWIAEASKKVDEWHNPTLTLIYLPHLDYNLQRCGIDFSKIGKDLEEIDAVCKDLITYYENQGANVILLSEYGITSVNHPIHINRILREKGYIAVKDELGLETLDAGTCRAFAVADHQLAHIYIKDKNDIPTLKALLENTSGIELVLDEEGKKKFHLDHDRAGELVAVADKDSWFTYYYWLDDAKAPDYARCVDIHRKPGYDPVEMFADPNIKLLKAKIGMKILKKKLGFRYLMDVIPLDATLVKGSHGAIPKDSLDHPIFVSKNKNLFDGEKLEAVEVMDLILKEVFEG, from the coding sequence ATGAAAAAAACCGTAGTCATAGATATTGTTGCCCTTTCAAGCAGGGTAATCGGTGAACATACCCCATTTTTGAAAGAATGGATCGCCAAAGGAAAAAAAGCCACCATCGACCCTGTGTTGCCGGCAGTGACCTGTTCGGCACAGTCAGTTTACCTGACCGGAAAATGGCCTTCGGAAAATGGTATTGTTGGCAATGGCTGGTATTTCAGGGAGGAATGCGAAGTGAAGTTTTGGAGACAATCCAATCATTTGGTCCAAACTGAAAAAATCTGGGACAAGGCTAAAAAAATCAATCCGGGTTTTACCGTATCCAATATGTTCTGGTGGTACAATATGTATTCCAATGCAGACTATCAGGTTACCCCCAGACCCCTCTATCCTTCCGATGGCCGCAAATTACCGGATTGCCATAGTCATCCTATGGACCTGAGAGACCGGTTGCAAAGGGAATTGGGTCAGTTTCCCCTCTTTTCTTTTTGGGGACCTAACGCCAATATCTCCTCTACCAAGTGGATAGCGGAAGCTTCCAAAAAAGTCGATGAATGGCATAATCCAACCCTTACTTTGATCTATCTGCCACATTTGGATTATAACCTGCAGCGTTGCGGAATAGACTTTTCCAAAATCGGGAAAGACCTGGAGGAAATAGATGCAGTCTGTAAAGACCTGATCACTTATTATGAAAACCAGGGTGCCAATGTCATTCTCCTGTCAGAATATGGGATCACTTCCGTCAACCATCCCATCCATATCAACAGGATTTTGAGGGAGAAAGGATATATCGCTGTAAAGGATGAGTTGGGATTGGAAACCTTGGATGCCGGAACCTGTAGGGCCTTTGCCGTAGCAGACCATCAATTGGCCCATATTTATATCAAGGACAAAAATGATATCCCGACTCTGAAGGCACTTCTTGAAAACACTTCGGGAATTGAACTGGTACTGGATGAGGAAGGAAAAAAGAAATTCCATCTCGATCATGATAGGGCCGGCGAATTGGTAGCTGTTGCAGACAAGGATTCATGGTTTACCTATTATTATTGGCTGGATGATGCCAAGGCACCGGATTATGCAAGGTGTGTGGATATCCACCGCAAGCCCGGCTATGACCCGGTGGAGATGTTTGCCGATCCAAACATCAAATTGCTGAAAGCAAAGATTGGAATGAAGATCCTGAAAAAGAAGCTCGGTTTCCGATACTTGATGGATGTGATTCCTTTGGATGCTACTTTGGTAAAAGGGTCACATGGTGCTATTCCAAAAGACAGTCTGGACCATCCCATATTTGTCAGTAAAAACAAGAATTTATTTGATGGAGAAAAGTTGGAAGCAGTGGAAGTAATGGATTTGATATTGAAGGAGGTTTTTGAGGGGTGA
- a CDS encoding 3-dehydroquinate synthase — translation MEKIIEQAFAVPFRYQVCFLEGIFDLTNPLLANFLDNGKKAKAFFVVDNGVSNAFPDLLKDIRDYADAYQDKFILSAEPLIVEGGEISKNDEATFKKIVDATSIFGIDRHSYIVGIGGGAVLDMVGFAAAISHRGIRHIRIPTTVLSQNDSGVGVKNGINAYGKKNYLGTFAPPFAVINDFNFLTTLDDRDWRSGISEAIKVALIKDIGFFEWLEKNATALANREMAPMQELIIKCAQMHMDHIAGKDPFETGSARPLDFGHWAAHKLEHLTQYQVRHGEAVAIGIALDSTYSYLKGMISKLDLMRIINLMKALGFGIYAHELSGKELLKGLEEFREHLGGELTITLLEYMGKGVEVHQMDSDLILQSIDQLKLFHQEKVVADS, via the coding sequence ATGGAAAAGATAATTGAACAGGCTTTTGCTGTACCATTTAGGTATCAGGTCTGTTTTTTGGAAGGGATTTTTGATTTAACAAATCCACTATTGGCCAATTTTCTGGATAACGGAAAAAAAGCCAAGGCATTTTTTGTGGTGGACAATGGTGTGTCCAATGCTTTTCCAGATCTGCTGAAAGACATCAGGGACTATGCTGATGCCTATCAGGATAAGTTTATTTTGAGTGCGGAACCTCTGATAGTTGAAGGTGGTGAAATCTCCAAAAATGATGAAGCAACTTTCAAGAAGATAGTAGATGCCACGAGTATTTTCGGAATAGACCGTCATTCTTATATTGTTGGTATTGGAGGCGGGGCAGTGTTGGATATGGTTGGTTTTGCCGCTGCGATTTCCCATAGGGGCATCAGACATATTCGCATACCGACTACCGTTTTATCCCAAAACGATTCCGGAGTTGGTGTCAAAAACGGTATCAATGCCTATGGTAAGAAAAACTACCTCGGAACTTTTGCACCTCCTTTCGCAGTCATTAATGACTTTAACTTCCTGACCACACTCGATGATAGAGATTGGCGCTCGGGAATTTCTGAAGCCATCAAAGTGGCTTTGATCAAAGATATAGGATTTTTTGAATGGCTTGAAAAAAATGCAACAGCATTGGCCAACCGTGAAATGGCCCCCATGCAGGAATTGATCATCAAATGCGCCCAAATGCACATGGACCATATCGCAGGTAAAGACCCATTTGAAACAGGTTCTGCCCGGCCTTTGGATTTTGGACATTGGGCTGCCCACAAATTGGAACATCTGACCCAATATCAGGTGCGGCATGGAGAAGCTGTGGCTATTGGGATTGCTTTGGATAGTACATATTCCTATTTGAAGGGAATGATTTCCAAATTAGATTTGATGCGTATCATTAACCTCATGAAAGCACTGGGATTTGGGATTTATGCCCATGAGTTGTCAGGCAAGGAATTGCTAAAGGGTCTAGAGGAGTTTAGGGAACATTTAGGGGGAGAATTGACCATTACTTTATTGGAATATATGGGCAAGGGAGTCGAAGTCCATCAAATGGACAGTGACCTGATTCTTCAATCCATTGATCAATTAAAATTATTTCATCAGGAAAAAGTGGTTGCTGATTCCTAA
- a CDS encoding purine-cytosine permease family protein, whose translation MENPGSMIEPVQIGEFEREPVPPSHFKDWRKFLGMYAGEHAAGTEFVIGPLFLTAGVSAFDLIVGLLLGNFLAVLTWRYVTTPIATADRLTLYYKLEKIAGRKLVIGYNLANGLLFCFLAGAMITVSATAVGIPFDMPMPALTDTVPTSISWVLVVLGVGAVISVVAAKGYDAVSRFSNIASPWMVMVFLIAGIVAAKRLGVSSISDLWAVWGTGSEPFPGQIKFTFWHVMFFAWFCNAAMHLGMSDLSVLRYANKNTIGWTTAAGMYVGHFMAWISACLMFALYLKSTEAAAIFAGGGVPPVAPGPLAYEVVGIAGLICVVVAGWTTANPTIYRAGLAFQAIFPKSSTVKVTLVTGGIATIAGLFPAFAMKLLDFVAVYGFILAPVGAVIFFEHYFSQKLGLSKNYAEAKGISFNIAVLAAWLISMVVFYAWSLYKDVFLSFFTLPAWVACGLLFLLFSKIFQKK comes from the coding sequence ATGGAAAACCCCGGCTCGATGATAGAACCTGTTCAAATTGGCGAATTTGAACGCGAACCTGTTCCTCCCTCTCATTTTAAGGATTGGAGGAAGTTTTTGGGTATGTATGCCGGGGAACATGCCGCTGGTACCGAATTTGTAATTGGACCTTTGTTTTTGACTGCGGGTGTTTCGGCTTTTGACTTGATAGTAGGATTGTTATTGGGGAATTTTTTGGCGGTGCTGACCTGGCGGTACGTTACTACGCCCATTGCAACTGCCGATAGGTTGACACTTTATTATAAGTTGGAGAAGATAGCTGGCCGTAAATTGGTTATCGGTTACAATTTGGCCAATGGACTCTTGTTTTGTTTTTTGGCGGGGGCAATGATTACTGTTTCAGCGACCGCTGTAGGGATTCCATTTGATATGCCCATGCCAGCATTGACTGATACAGTGCCAACAAGCATTTCATGGGTTTTGGTAGTGCTGGGTGTAGGGGCAGTGATTTCTGTAGTAGCTGCCAAAGGATATGATGCTGTTTCCAGATTTTCCAACATTGCATCACCATGGATGGTGATGGTGTTTTTGATTGCTGGGATAGTGGCTGCTAAAAGACTGGGAGTAAGTTCTATTTCAGACCTTTGGGCGGTTTGGGGAACAGGCTCGGAGCCTTTTCCCGGACAGATCAAATTTACCTTTTGGCACGTGATGTTCTTCGCTTGGTTCTGCAATGCTGCCATGCACTTAGGGATGTCTGACCTATCCGTTTTACGCTATGCCAATAAAAACACCATTGGATGGACGACTGCTGCGGGGATGTATGTGGGGCATTTTATGGCCTGGATCTCGGCCTGTCTCATGTTTGCCCTATACCTGAAAAGTACTGAAGCAGCGGCCATATTCGCAGGTGGGGGAGTTCCACCCGTGGCACCCGGGCCTTTGGCTTATGAGGTGGTAGGTATTGCCGGACTGATATGTGTCGTGGTAGCAGGATGGACTACTGCCAATCCAACCATTTACCGGGCCGGATTAGCTTTTCAGGCTATTTTTCCCAAAAGTTCAACCGTTAAAGTCACATTGGTGACTGGAGGTATAGCTACCATTGCAGGTCTTTTTCCCGCCTTTGCCATGAAATTACTGGATTTTGTCGCGGTGTATGGGTTTATTCTCGCTCCGGTCGGTGCAGTGATTTTCTTTGAGCATTACTTTTCCCAAAAGCTGGGATTATCCAAAAACTATGCGGAAGCAAAAGGTATTTCCTTCAATATAGCTGTCTTAGCCGCCTGGCTAATCAGTATGGTAGTGTTTTATGCATGGTCTTTATATAAGGATGTTTTCCTGTCTTTTTTCACTTTGCCAGCCTGGGTGGCTTGTGGATTGTTGTTTTTGTTGTTCAGTAAAATCTTCCAGAAAAAATGA
- the eboE gene encoding metabolite traffic protein EboE: protein MFTKGHHLTYCTNIHPGESWEETFENLKQYIPKIKKELSPNQSFGIGLRSSNDASLDLTKPENLADFKTWLRENDCYVFTFNGFPYGGFHRQVVKDEVHQPDWTTIERLAYTERLFDILADLLSDEIDGGISTSPLSYRHWHKTKSDLENAIKTSTIHLAKIAAKLYTIHQKTGKLLHLDIEPEPDGILENTKEVIDFYKNWLVPIGTEYLVKELGISGWEAEKCLKEHIRICYDVCHFAVVYEKPKDVFKAFEAEGIKVGKIQISAALKADIPKDKNERKEMEALISPFSESTYLHQVVAKGLKNELTSFRDLPEAMNTLESTDALEWRIHYHVPIFLSDYGKISSTQSDILDVLKYISRKKVCNHLEVETYTWEVLPEDINLDLGNSIIRELQWVIENSGNS, encoded by the coding sequence ATGTTTACAAAAGGACATCACCTGACTTATTGTACCAATATCCATCCCGGAGAAAGTTGGGAGGAAACCTTTGAAAATCTAAAACAATATATCCCGAAGATCAAAAAAGAACTTTCTCCAAACCAATCCTTTGGAATCGGACTAAGGTCCTCTAACGATGCAAGTTTGGACCTCACAAAACCGGAAAATCTGGCTGATTTTAAAACATGGCTGAGAGAAAATGACTGTTATGTATTTACTTTCAATGGCTTCCCTTACGGAGGATTTCACAGACAGGTCGTCAAAGATGAAGTGCACCAACCCGATTGGACCACAATAGAAAGACTGGCCTATACGGAAAGACTTTTTGATATTCTTGCCGATCTTTTGTCCGATGAAATAGATGGAGGTATTTCAACTTCCCCTCTCTCCTACAGACATTGGCACAAGACCAAATCGGATTTGGAAAATGCCATCAAAACGTCAACAATCCATTTGGCCAAAATAGCTGCAAAACTTTATACCATACACCAAAAAACAGGTAAACTCCTTCACCTCGACATCGAACCTGAACCGGACGGCATTCTTGAAAACACCAAGGAAGTCATTGATTTCTATAAAAATTGGCTGGTACCGATTGGGACAGAATACCTTGTGAAAGAATTAGGGATTTCAGGTTGGGAAGCCGAAAAATGTCTGAAAGAACATATCAGAATCTGCTATGATGTATGTCATTTTGCGGTAGTATATGAAAAGCCAAAGGATGTTTTTAAAGCATTTGAAGCAGAGGGTATCAAAGTCGGCAAGATTCAGATCAGTGCTGCATTAAAGGCTGACATTCCAAAGGATAAAAATGAAAGGAAGGAAATGGAAGCTTTAATATCTCCATTTTCCGAATCCACATACCTGCATCAGGTAGTTGCCAAAGGCTTGAAGAATGAGTTAACTTCCTTCAGGGATCTGCCTGAGGCCATGAATACCCTTGAATCAACTGATGCTTTGGAATGGCGTATCCACTATCATGTCCCGATTTTTCTTTCTGATTATGGGAAAATCTCTTCCACACAATCAGATATCCTAGATGTGTTGAAATATATCAGTAGGAAAAAAGTCTGCAACCATTTGGAAGTGGAAACCTACACTTGGGAGGTTTTGCCGGAAGACATCAATTTAGATCTAGGGAATTCAATCATAAGAGAACTTCAATGGGTCATAGAAAACAGTGGAAACTCATGA